In a single window of the Niabella ginsenosidivorans genome:
- a CDS encoding bifunctional 4-hydroxy-2-oxoglutarate aldolase/2-dehydro-3-deoxy-phosphogluconate aldolase: MEVQQTIDTIIGQGILPLYFNADETVSVEVLKALYKAGVKAVEYTNRGEAAFSNFKKLVEVRNSEMKGLLLGIGTVKNLGDTENYFKAGADFFVSPGFVPEIASFAAEKSLFYAPGCMTPSEIIAAENAGVKFIKLFPGDMLGPKYLSSIKDIFPKLLFMPTGGVDTTKENIESWFKAGVCAVGMGSKLVSKQLMAEKNYTAIETATAGVLKTIQEIKNNQ; encoded by the coding sequence ATGGAAGTGCAACAAACAATTGATACAATAATAGGGCAGGGTATTTTGCCGCTCTATTTTAATGCAGATGAAACGGTAAGCGTTGAGGTATTAAAAGCCTTGTACAAGGCTGGAGTAAAAGCAGTGGAATACACCAACAGGGGTGAAGCGGCTTTCAGCAATTTTAAAAAGCTGGTGGAAGTGCGTAACAGCGAGATGAAAGGACTGCTTCTCGGGATCGGCACGGTAAAAAACCTCGGGGATACAGAAAATTATTTTAAGGCCGGTGCCGATTTCTTTGTCAGCCCCGGGTTTGTTCCGGAAATAGCTTCATTTGCTGCGGAAAAGAGCCTTTTTTATGCACCAGGCTGTATGACCCCATCAGAAATTATTGCTGCGGAAAATGCCGGTGTAAAATTCATCAAGCTGTTTCCCGGCGATATGCTAGGCCCAAAATACCTTAGCTCCATAAAGGATATCTTTCCAAAATTGCTGTTTATGCCAACCGGTGGCGTGGATACTACAAAAGAAAACATTGAAAGCTGGTTTAAGGCAGGTGTTTGCGCAGTAGGAATGGGCAGCAAACTGGTCAGTAAGCAGTTGATGGCCGAAAAAAATTATACAGCCATTGAAACAGCTACAGCCGGTGTATTAAAAACAATTCAGGAAATAAAAAACAATCAGTAA
- a CDS encoding YhcH/YjgK/YiaL family protein: MVIDTIRNAAQYETLHASFKTAFDYIRQTDWATTAAGTYIVEADTVKAIVSEASGKKKEAALEKFECHDQFIDIQYVIRGVEQIGWKPRQDCVIPNGDYNPDKDVRFFKDAPDWFFTLHAGQFVIFFPEDVHAPMISDDVIKKLVMKIKI, encoded by the coding sequence ATGGTTATAGATACGATCCGGAATGCTGCGCAGTATGAAACGCTGCATGCCTCCTTTAAGACAGCATTTGATTATATACGGCAAACAGATTGGGCAACTACCGCTGCAGGTACTTATATAGTGGAGGCCGATACGGTGAAGGCGATTGTTTCTGAAGCTTCCGGAAAGAAAAAGGAGGCCGCACTGGAAAAATTTGAGTGCCACGATCAGTTTATTGATATCCAGTATGTGATCAGAGGAGTAGAACAGATAGGCTGGAAACCCCGGCAGGACTGTGTGATACCTAATGGTGATTACAACCCGGACAAAGATGTACGGTTCTTTAAAGATGCGCCGGATTGGTTCTTTACACTGCACGCCGGGCAATTTGTGATCTTTTTCCCGGAGGATGTGCATGCGCCGATGATTAGTGATGATGTAATCAAAAAACTGGTAATGAAAATAAAAATTTAA